A part of Larimichthys crocea isolate SSNF chromosome VII, L_crocea_2.0, whole genome shotgun sequence genomic DNA contains:
- the lrrc2 gene encoding leucine-rich repeat-containing protein 2 isoform X2 produces MGLLRKVDVPVYDLSLIRGIWEVRVKKQRQKQKKEQERVEKSALARIDQEWQYRIYCKTLKSDERNLLHHYLERTTLTNTIQPYTDGDEQDQKDEQEQKDVEQKLTLQLNGDRWMDFPRELQWMTYLREWHVRGTRIRQLPDYLPLFTQLSVLEIPKNAIAELPPEIGKLTGLRELNVSYNRLSKVPPELGNCENLERLELTGNYNLSELPFELSSLKQLVHLDIAENRFVSIPICALRMSSLQLLDLSNNKLSDLPQDMDRLEQLVTLFIHKNNLSYLPHCLTKISTLKMIVVSGDELNCIPTRLCSNPDIKFIRLYDNMSEEKKKKKKEEEEKKKKEKWRRWREQREEEVKDGSEKEFIEAYVSSLKDRDTIPYATTKVTISCLM; encoded by the exons ATGGGTTTGTTGAGGAAGGTGGATGTCCCGGTCTACGACCTGTCCCTGATCAGAGGGATCTGGGAGGTCCGAGTGAAGAAACAAcgacagaaacagaagaaggagcaggagagggTCGAGAAGAGCGCGCTCGCCAG gatcGATCAGGAGTGGCAGTATCGGATCTACTGTAAGACACTGAAGAGCGACGAACGGAACCTGCTGCACCATTACCTGGAGAGAACTACACTGACCAATACAATACAGCCGTATACAG ACGGAGACGAGCAGGATCAGAAAGACGAGCAGGAACAGAAAGATGTGGAACAGAAGCTGACCCTCCAGCTGAACGGAGACAGATGGATG GACTTCCCCCGGGAGCTGCAGTGGATGACTTACCTGAGAGAGTGGCACGTCAGAGGGACAAGGATCCGTCAGCTGCCTGACTACCTGCCTCTGTTCACCCAGCTCTCCGTGCTCGAGATCCCCAAAAACGCCATCGCTGAGCTGCCACCTGAGATCG gTAAACTGACGGGGTTGAGGGAATTGAACGTCAGCTACAACCGCTTGTCCAAAGTTCCTCCAGAGCTCGGAAATTGCGAGAACCTGGAGAGACTCGAACTTACGGGAAACTACAACCTGTCTGAGCTGCCGTTTGAG CTGAGCAGCCTGAAGCAGCTGGTCCACCTGGACATCGCGGAGAACAGGTTCGTGTCGATCCCCATCTGCGCTCTGAGGATGAGCAGCCTGCAGCTGttggacctgagtaacaacaaACTGAGCGACCTGCCGCAGGACATGGACAG gttggAGCAGCTGGTCACCCTGTTCATCCATAAAAACAACCTGTCTTACCTCCCTCACTGTCTCACCAAGATCTCCACGCTCAAGATGATCGTCGTCAGCGGCGACGAGCTCAACTGCATCCCCACCCGACTGTGCAGCAACCCCGACATCAA GTTCATCCGCCTGTACGACAACATGAgcgaagagaagaagaagaagaagaaggaggaagaggagaagaagaagaaagagaagtggaggaggtggagagagcagagagaggaggaggtgaaggacgGCAGCGAGAAAGAGTTCATAGAGGCGTATGTGAGCTCGCTGAAGGACAGAG ACACCATCCCCTACGCCACCACCAAGGTCACCATCTCCTGCCTCatgtga
- the lrrc2 gene encoding leucine-rich repeat-containing protein 2 isoform X1 codes for MKPFGGSGLKLCSSILDQTIPSYRGGADMGLLRKVDVPVYDLSLIRGIWEVRVKKQRQKQKKEQERVEKSALARIDQEWQYRIYCKTLKSDERNLLHHYLERTTLTNTIQPYTDGDEQDQKDEQEQKDVEQKLTLQLNGDRWMDFPRELQWMTYLREWHVRGTRIRQLPDYLPLFTQLSVLEIPKNAIAELPPEIGKLTGLRELNVSYNRLSKVPPELGNCENLERLELTGNYNLSELPFELSSLKQLVHLDIAENRFVSIPICALRMSSLQLLDLSNNKLSDLPQDMDRLEQLVTLFIHKNNLSYLPHCLTKISTLKMIVVSGDELNCIPTRLCSNPDIKFIRLYDNMSEEKKKKKKEEEEKKKKEKWRRWREQREEEVKDGSEKEFIEAYVSSLKDRDTIPYATTKVTISCLM; via the exons ATGAAACCTTTTGGAGGATCCGGTCTGAAgctctgcagcagcattttggaTCAAACGATTCCAAGTTACAGAGGAG gaGCAGATATGGGTTTGTTGAGGAAGGTGGATGTCCCGGTCTACGACCTGTCCCTGATCAGAGGGATCTGGGAGGTCCGAGTGAAGAAACAAcgacagaaacagaagaaggagcaggagagggTCGAGAAGAGCGCGCTCGCCAG gatcGATCAGGAGTGGCAGTATCGGATCTACTGTAAGACACTGAAGAGCGACGAACGGAACCTGCTGCACCATTACCTGGAGAGAACTACACTGACCAATACAATACAGCCGTATACAG ACGGAGACGAGCAGGATCAGAAAGACGAGCAGGAACAGAAAGATGTGGAACAGAAGCTGACCCTCCAGCTGAACGGAGACAGATGGATG GACTTCCCCCGGGAGCTGCAGTGGATGACTTACCTGAGAGAGTGGCACGTCAGAGGGACAAGGATCCGTCAGCTGCCTGACTACCTGCCTCTGTTCACCCAGCTCTCCGTGCTCGAGATCCCCAAAAACGCCATCGCTGAGCTGCCACCTGAGATCG gTAAACTGACGGGGTTGAGGGAATTGAACGTCAGCTACAACCGCTTGTCCAAAGTTCCTCCAGAGCTCGGAAATTGCGAGAACCTGGAGAGACTCGAACTTACGGGAAACTACAACCTGTCTGAGCTGCCGTTTGAG CTGAGCAGCCTGAAGCAGCTGGTCCACCTGGACATCGCGGAGAACAGGTTCGTGTCGATCCCCATCTGCGCTCTGAGGATGAGCAGCCTGCAGCTGttggacctgagtaacaacaaACTGAGCGACCTGCCGCAGGACATGGACAG gttggAGCAGCTGGTCACCCTGTTCATCCATAAAAACAACCTGTCTTACCTCCCTCACTGTCTCACCAAGATCTCCACGCTCAAGATGATCGTCGTCAGCGGCGACGAGCTCAACTGCATCCCCACCCGACTGTGCAGCAACCCCGACATCAA GTTCATCCGCCTGTACGACAACATGAgcgaagagaagaagaagaagaagaaggaggaagaggagaagaagaagaaagagaagtggaggaggtggagagagcagagagaggaggaggtgaaggacgGCAGCGAGAAAGAGTTCATAGAGGCGTATGTGAGCTCGCTGAAGGACAGAG ACACCATCCCCTACGCCACCACCAAGGTCACCATCTCCTGCCTCatgtga
- the fam240a gene encoding protein FAM240B — protein MNLALIHDRLHIKTFWEKRIDSQCQHAESEEQRMERSALNKLREEWLVRLENRTKHLKSLNDNYTRKMKMERSANQT, from the exons ATGAACCTGGCTCTGATCCATGACAGACTGCACATTAAGACGTTCTGGGAGAAGAGGATTGACAGTCAGTGTCAGCATGCTGAGAGCGAGGagcagaggatggagaggagtgCACTCAACAA gctgaGGGAGGAATGGCTGGTCCGTCTGGAGAACCGAACCAAACACCTGAAGAGCCTGAATGACAACTACACCaggaagatgaagatggagagGTCAGCTAACCAAACATGA
- the nudt18 gene encoding 8-oxo-dGDP phosphatase NUDT18, with the protein MEVTEEQQWRQVEEQVERLLNGQGSEVSGCDLGLEQSKPAALRKTVTYIVCGVIFNEKEEVLMVQEAKQDCYKQWYLPAGRVEVGESLEEALRREVKEEAGFDCEPITLLLIQEQGPQWIRFIFLARVTGGSLKTLSAADQESLQASWWDRQSVLPLRGRDILRLIDCGLKYRQDPWHPVTLPLDLSCRHVVQRLVLVFTGAEQQVWVLLIKAPVLHLPTAAAVKTHAVTWAANMVVQEAMPSTYYDHDVNTVGVFSLQHNGRQHGKTDGVCFNTLVALVPDHVQRNEDGEKVEVAGTGRPPPVENPRYVWHEVQKQTLREKLLEKTKNMSILPIHSLY; encoded by the exons atggaggtgacggaggagcagcagtggcggcaggtggaggagcaggtggagcGGCTGCTGAACGGTCAGGGGTCGGAGGTCAGCGGGTGTGACCTGGGCCTGGAGCAGAGCAAACCAGCAGCTCTGAGGAAGACCGTCACCTACATCGTCTGCGGCGTGATCTTCAACGAGAAG GAGGAGGTGCTGATGGTGCAGGAGGCGAAGCAGGACTGTTATAAGCAGTGGTACCTGCCTGCAGGGAGGGTGGAGGTCGGGGAGAGCCTGGAGGAGGCGCTGAGGAGagag gtgaaggaggaggcGGGGTTTGACTGTGAGCCAATCACCTTGCTGCTGATCCAGGAACAGGGACCACAGTGGATCCGCTTTATCTTCTTGGCCAGAGTCACAg gtggCAGTTTAAAAACTCTGTCAGCAGCGGATCAGGAGTCTCTTCAGGCCTCCTGGTGGGACAGACAGTCCGTCCTCCCCCTGAGAGGACGAGACATCCTCCGTCTCATCGACTGCGGCCTCAA GTACCGTCAGGATCCCTGGCACCCCGTTACGTTACCGTTAGACCTGAGCTGCCGTCACGTGGTGCAGAGACTCGTCCTGGTCTTCACCGGCGCTGAGCAGCAGGTCTGGGTCCTGCTCATCAAAG CTCCAGTGCTCCACCTGCCCACAGCGGCGGCGGTGAAAACCCACGCGGTGACGTGGGCGGCCAACATGGTGGTGCAGGAAGCCATGCCGTCAACGTACTACGACCACGACGTCAACACGGTGGGGGTCTTCAGCCTGCAGCACAACGGCCGACAACACGGCAAGACGGACGGCGTGTGCTTCAACACGCTGGTGGCGCTGGTGCCAGACCACGTCCAACGCAACGAGGATGGCgagaaggtggaggtggccgGGACGGGACGGCCTCCACCCGTAGAAAACCCACGATACGTGTGGCACGAAGTCCAGAAACAAACTCTGAGAGAGAAACTGCTGGAAAAGACCAAGAACATGTCGATCTTACCGATCCACAGCCTGTACTGA